A single Saccharolobus shibatae B12 DNA region contains:
- a CDS encoding protein-L-isoaspartate O-methyltransferase family protein, whose protein sequence is MSAKEDILRSIKNSKLANAFIKVNREDFLPQLLKKYAYDPNYIDKPFYVTPNITTTALSLGIYMLDILNLGENQKVLEIGTGIGYYTALIAEIVGENNVVSIEIDDTMFEYAKNVLLPRYPLIKLIKMDGSLGYEKEAPYDRIVIWAAAPTIPCKLYDQLKENGIMVVPIGSEKAQGLYRITRIGYEPKIERIGDVIFMKMRGLFGFYEDDDPNERRIKKIEEKVNKLLSKFMNQS, encoded by the coding sequence ATGAGTGCAAAAGAAGACATATTAAGATCTATAAAAAATTCGAAGTTGGCTAATGCATTTATCAAGGTTAATAGGGAAGACTTTTTGCCACAACTATTGAAAAAATATGCATATGATCCTAATTATATAGACAAACCCTTTTACGTCACACCTAATATCACGACTACAGCACTAAGTTTAGGCATATACATGCTTGATATTCTTAATTTAGGAGAAAATCAGAAGGTTTTAGAAATAGGTACTGGTATAGGTTATTACACAGCATTAATAGCTGAAATAGTTGGTGAGAATAATGTTGTATCCATTGAAATCGATGATACGATGTTTGAGTATGCTAAAAACGTTCTTCTGCCTAGATATCCTCTAATTAAATTAATTAAGATGGATGGAAGTTTAGGATATGAGAAAGAGGCTCCTTACGATCGAATCGTAATATGGGCTGCTGCACCGACTATACCTTGTAAGCTATATGATCAACTTAAGGAAAACGGGATCATGGTAGTACCAATAGGTAGTGAAAAAGCCCAAGGTCTTTATAGGATTACTAGAATTGGCTACGAGCCTAAGATAGAAAGAATTGGGGATGTAATATTTATGAAAATGAGAGGCTTATTTGGATTTTACGAGGATGACGATCCAAATGAGAGGAGAATAAAGAAAATAGAAGAAAAGGTAAATAAGTTGCTGTCCAAATTCATGAATCAAAGCTAG
- a CDS encoding ABC transporter ATP-binding protein, whose amino-acid sequence MLLNVRNLTVKYGSFIAVNSLSFSVNSEVYCLLGPNGAGKSSTLKAIMNMVPFEGEIEILGISNKDKIVKNYVGYVPEQPALYEYMTPAEIISFVSSLRGIKDLNRINALIRAFSLDMFMNTPIASLSMGNKQKVSILLSLIHEPKLLILDEPFNALDVLSVKVLKELIQNHIKNGGGVLFSTHIMEVAEKICTRIGIMNRGIMVMETSSDNIREAGRSLEDVFLSVTGLDEEIKDILKGLE is encoded by the coding sequence ATGCTCTTAAATGTTAGAAACCTTACAGTGAAATATGGTTCTTTTATCGCAGTTAATTCGTTAAGCTTTTCAGTAAACTCAGAAGTCTATTGTCTTTTAGGTCCCAATGGAGCGGGAAAAAGCAGTACGTTGAAGGCTATAATGAATATGGTACCTTTTGAGGGTGAGATAGAGATCTTAGGAATTAGTAATAAGGATAAAATTGTGAAAAATTACGTTGGTTATGTTCCTGAACAACCAGCCCTTTACGAATATATGACGCCAGCTGAGATAATAAGTTTCGTATCAAGTTTAAGAGGAATTAAAGATCTAAACAGAATAAACGCGCTAATTAGGGCGTTCTCCTTAGATATGTTCATGAACACACCTATAGCCTCCTTATCTATGGGAAATAAGCAAAAAGTTTCGATATTATTGTCCTTGATTCATGAACCTAAATTACTAATCCTTGATGAGCCTTTTAACGCATTAGACGTTCTATCAGTTAAAGTCCTTAAGGAACTAATTCAAAATCATATTAAGAACGGAGGTGGAGTGTTGTTCTCCACGCACATAATGGAGGTTGCAGAAAAAATCTGCACTAGGATAGGTATAATGAATAGGGGAATAATGGTAATGGAGACTTCTTCAGATAACATTAGAGAAGCTGGTAGATCCCTTGAAGACGTTTTTCTCTCCGTCACTGGTCTAGATGAGGAGATAAAGGATATACTAAAGGGATTGGAATGA
- a CDS encoding DUF5752 family protein: protein MMDLDSKGKGTPFIFYAAYYPPLYSKLKAKTLRELVEGIKKADKYTLFYHVFHPIFSSHLIPEEYSNDFAHWIAESLGDKELAELVSDIPGAEPRTIEDIRNDLIEILEPRVDERRGIGDFVFVSCMPIVYKTNYIANTLAEFLDLIQTIPGRALVWHFVSKRVLGISKRNDFSEWLDSNFGLSELAETLSKIDPQTYIDEEVLRRDIIRILERWLLR, encoded by the coding sequence ATGATGGATCTAGACTCAAAAGGTAAAGGAACACCTTTTATCTTTTACGCTGCTTACTATCCTCCACTTTATTCTAAACTTAAAGCCAAAACTTTAAGGGAACTAGTTGAGGGTATCAAGAAAGCTGACAAGTATACGTTATTTTACCACGTTTTCCACCCAATTTTTAGTTCTCATCTTATACCGGAAGAGTATTCTAATGATTTCGCACACTGGATAGCTGAGAGTTTAGGAGATAAAGAATTAGCCGAATTGGTTTCTGACATACCCGGTGCTGAGCCTAGAACTATAGAAGATATTAGAAATGATTTGATAGAAATTCTGGAACCCAGAGTAGATGAGAGAAGGGGAATAGGGGACTTTGTGTTTGTTTCATGCATGCCAATAGTATACAAGACAAATTACATTGCAAATACTCTTGCAGAGTTCTTAGATTTAATACAGACAATACCCGGAAGAGCACTGGTTTGGCATTTTGTAAGCAAAAGAGTACTTGGAATTTCAAAGAGAAATGATTTTTCAGAATGGCTAGATTCTAATTTTGGACTCTCAGAACTAGCTGAGACATTAAGCAAGATTGACCCACAAACCTATATTGATGAGGAAGTGCTTAGGAGAGACATAATTAGAATATTAGAAAGGTGGTTGTTAAGATGA
- a CDS encoding DUF4382 domain-containing protein — MNKGIIGFVIVLLVLVSGIYYGYYYFTTGVVNVYAQDPPTTQGDKIYLTISSIMIHKVNASNDSWITISNKTITILLTSNMTFLASSRIPSGEYNEIFLEISAAQVQLGNINISAKIPSGVFKIHIINGMDLKGGSSQSLLISFPHITYTNGQIIISPSITAEVIS; from the coding sequence ATGAATAAGGGAATAATAGGCTTCGTAATAGTGTTATTAGTATTAGTTAGTGGAATATACTACGGTTACTATTACTTTACTACTGGAGTTGTAAATGTATACGCTCAAGATCCTCCAACCACTCAAGGAGACAAAATATACTTAACCATCTCTTCCATTATGATACATAAAGTTAATGCCAGCAATGACTCTTGGATAACAATTTCCAATAAGACAATTACTATACTATTAACTTCTAATATGACATTTCTAGCCTCTTCTAGAATACCTTCTGGGGAATACAATGAGATATTTCTAGAGATATCTGCGGCTCAAGTTCAACTTGGAAATATCAATATCTCAGCGAAAATACCTAGCGGAGTATTTAAAATACATATTATAAACGGTATGGATCTAAAAGGAGGTTCTTCACAATCACTACTGATAAGCTTTCCTCATATAACCTATACCAATGGACAAATAATAATAAGTCCTTCAATTACTGCTGAAGTTATTAGCTAA
- a CDS encoding S1C family serine protease, with amino-acid sequence MYEDLVEKVTPSVVTIITKQIALDQFFMPQVAEGIGSGYSIGKNVLITSYHVISNAEEIVVISEDGFREEAQVVAINPYHDLAMLSTTLNLPSLKFAKEYKTGEVVLAVGNPLGLYSVSMGIISSEERAIMTPNGLPIYVIQTDAAVNPGNSGGPLINTKGEVVGTVTAMIREAQNIGFAIPSKLIDSFVKNVMKFGRYIRPYIGVGVIKLNKALATYLGVRKQSGLLVINIDPNGSAYKYGIRRGDIILKVDNQEVKSPIDLLAILEEMVGSEVNVKMLRDSREIDLSIPVPGIST; translated from the coding sequence ATGTATGAGGATTTAGTAGAAAAAGTAACTCCATCAGTGGTCACCATAATAACGAAGCAGATCGCTCTAGACCAGTTTTTTATGCCTCAAGTTGCTGAAGGTATAGGATCCGGCTACTCTATAGGGAAAAATGTTCTAATAACATCTTATCACGTTATATCAAATGCTGAAGAGATAGTAGTAATATCTGAAGATGGATTTAGAGAGGAAGCACAAGTAGTTGCTATAAATCCCTATCATGATTTAGCAATGTTGAGCACTACACTAAACTTGCCTAGTCTGAAATTCGCTAAGGAATACAAAACTGGAGAGGTAGTATTAGCAGTGGGAAATCCTTTGGGTTTATACAGTGTGAGCATGGGAATAATCAGCAGTGAAGAAAGGGCTATAATGACACCTAATGGTCTTCCTATATATGTGATTCAAACAGATGCCGCCGTTAACCCTGGTAATAGTGGAGGGCCTCTTATAAATACCAAAGGTGAGGTCGTGGGTACTGTTACTGCCATGATAAGAGAAGCTCAGAATATAGGTTTTGCAATACCGTCTAAACTTATTGATAGCTTCGTGAAAAACGTCATGAAGTTTGGAAGATATATAAGACCTTATATAGGAGTTGGAGTAATAAAGTTAAACAAAGCATTAGCGACGTATCTGGGAGTAAGGAAACAAAGTGGTTTACTTGTAATTAACATAGATCCAAATGGAAGTGCCTATAAATATGGCATAAGACGAGGTGACATTATACTAAAAGTCGATAACCAAGAAGTTAAATCTCCTATAGATTTACTAGCAATACTGGAAGAGATGGTTGGTTCAGAAGTTAATGTAAAAATGCTAAGGGATTCTAGGGAGATTGATCTTTCTATACCAGTTCCTGGAATATCTACTTAA
- a CDS encoding EVE domain-containing protein, which yields MFSKSYILKILLHSVTYWLVPIQEDMWDVIRDKGVYGYKENLEEYIKEGDYIIIYVSKYYAKRYGGKIVGIVKVLSNWYEDQTPIYPEETVRNKGIYVYRVKVEPVVIGECDMKKILDKIRFIEDKGQIAKYLRNAPANLKRPIPESDAKIVEECLKESLLNI from the coding sequence GTGTTTAGTAAATCTTATATTCTTAAAATACTATTGCATTCTGTGACCTACTGGTTAGTACCAATACAAGAGGACATGTGGGATGTAATTAGAGATAAGGGAGTTTATGGTTACAAAGAAAATCTAGAGGAATACATAAAAGAAGGCGACTACATTATTATATACGTTAGTAAGTACTATGCTAAAAGATATGGGGGAAAGATTGTAGGTATAGTAAAAGTGCTTTCAAACTGGTATGAGGATCAGACACCAATATATCCAGAGGAGACAGTAAGGAATAAGGGAATATACGTTTATAGAGTTAAAGTAGAACCTGTTGTAATTGGAGAATGTGATATGAAAAAAATTTTAGATAAGATTAGATTTATTGAAGATAAAGGGCAAATAGCTAAATACCTTAGAAATGCCCCAGCAAACCTCAAGAGGCCTATTCCAGAAAGCGATGCTAAAATAGTGGAAGAGTGTCTTAAGGAATCATTACTTAATATCTGA
- a CDS encoding pyridoxal-phosphate-dependent aminotransferase family protein, with amino-acid sequence MDKLLLHVGPTTIKEDVLIAGLENNVGFTSKEFVEALSYSLKGLRYVMGASKSYQPLIIPGGGTSAMESITSLLKPNDKILVVSNGVFGDRWEQIFKRYPVNVKVLRPSPGDYVKPEEVEEEVRKDNYKLVTLTHVETSTGVREPVKDVINKIRRYVELIAVDGVSSVGAEEVKAEEWNVDVYLSASQKALGSSAGLGLLLLSPKAVSILDSQDSIAGYYLNLKNWLPVMRAVEEGKAAYFATPPVHVILQLAEAFRLIEKEGIENRIKRHATVASAIRAGLEALELEIVARRPESYSNTVTGVLLKTIEPQKILAETVNEGVEFAPGVHPAFKYFRIGHMGWVTPNDAIVAISVIERTLRKLGEPIRFGEGVKAVEEVLSSAR; translated from the coding sequence ATGGATAAACTGTTACTGCATGTAGGTCCTACTACTATCAAGGAGGATGTTTTAATAGCAGGGCTTGAAAACAACGTTGGTTTTACGTCTAAAGAATTTGTAGAGGCACTCTCATACTCGTTAAAAGGATTAAGATACGTAATGGGGGCAAGCAAGAGTTATCAGCCATTAATAATCCCCGGAGGCGGTACCTCTGCTATGGAAAGCATCACGTCATTACTCAAACCTAATGATAAAATACTAGTAGTTTCTAATGGTGTCTTTGGTGATAGGTGGGAGCAAATATTCAAGAGATATCCAGTTAATGTAAAGGTATTAAGACCTTCTCCCGGAGATTACGTTAAACCAGAGGAGGTAGAGGAAGAGGTTAGAAAAGACAACTATAAGTTAGTAACACTAACTCACGTAGAGACCAGTACTGGAGTGAGAGAACCCGTAAAAGATGTAATAAATAAGATTAGAAGATATGTGGAATTGATAGCAGTAGATGGAGTATCAAGTGTTGGGGCTGAGGAAGTTAAAGCTGAAGAATGGAACGTCGACGTTTACTTGTCAGCCAGTCAAAAGGCGTTAGGTTCCTCAGCTGGTTTAGGCTTATTATTACTTTCTCCTAAGGCCGTATCAATATTAGATTCACAAGACTCAATTGCTGGATATTATTTGAATTTAAAGAATTGGTTACCAGTTATGAGAGCGGTTGAAGAGGGTAAAGCTGCATACTTTGCTACCCCACCAGTTCATGTAATTTTACAGTTAGCTGAAGCCTTTAGACTGATAGAGAAGGAAGGTATAGAAAATAGAATAAAAAGACACGCAACAGTAGCTAGTGCAATTAGAGCTGGTTTAGAAGCATTAGAATTAGAGATAGTAGCTAGGAGACCAGAGTCCTATAGTAATACTGTAACTGGAGTACTTCTAAAGACTATTGAACCACAAAAGATTCTAGCGGAGACTGTTAATGAGGGTGTAGAGTTTGCCCCAGGTGTTCATCCAGCATTTAAATATTTTAGAATAGGTCATATGGGCTGGGTTACCCCTAATGATGCCATAGTAGCAATAAGTGTTATTGAGAGAACCCTAAGGAAATTAGGTGAACCAATAAGGTTTGGTGAAGGGGTAAAGGCTGTAGAAGAAGTCTTGTCATCAGCCCGCTGA
- a CDS encoding ABC1 kinase family protein, producing MIKRLLKVFFKLTPRVLAYRAFRNRILKEMPIDEKEIAEEAKKFVDTLIELGPTFIKFGQILSVRPDIMPEAYIKELARLQDDVPPAPFNQVSKIIEEELGDSVKILKELSSASLGQVYLGEYKGKIVAIKVNRPRIKEIVNEDIQVVKKLLPLLRFVFDESFTEIIKVFLEEFSRRIFEEMDYTKEAFYLNKIKEELSDYPSLRIPSIVKATKRVLVMEYIKGYKVTSEEAKKIVDTRVLAYRVFRLFMYMLLNKDYFHADPHPGNIAVDDQGNLVLYDFGMSGKIDEKTRNLLIRAYVAMIRMDADSLVRVLDELGAIQPFADRRVLAKGLKLFMQAMQGIEVSELELEDFMKLADQVFFKFPLRMPSKLVLPFRMINVLDGTCREIDKDFDFVKSSITFLEEEGYTTKVVIEQVREIVDGIWNRFRSFLLSYSQQQELINIQSSRRGSTIVNYIPQTILVITIIFYAITRDIIITLLMVILALSISLSGRKNT from the coding sequence GTGATTAAAAGATTACTGAAAGTATTCTTTAAATTGACGCCTAGAGTACTAGCATATAGGGCGTTCAGAAATAGAATCCTAAAGGAAATGCCAATTGATGAAAAGGAGATAGCCGAAGAAGCTAAGAAATTTGTTGACACTTTAATCGAACTAGGCCCCACATTTATCAAGTTTGGACAAATTCTTTCAGTTAGACCTGATATCATGCCGGAAGCATATATAAAGGAACTGGCCAGATTACAAGACGATGTCCCACCTGCTCCATTTAACCAGGTAAGTAAAATTATTGAAGAGGAACTAGGTGATAGCGTAAAAATTTTGAAAGAGCTATCCTCAGCCTCTTTAGGTCAAGTTTATCTGGGGGAGTATAAAGGGAAGATAGTTGCAATTAAGGTAAATAGGCCTAGAATAAAGGAAATTGTTAATGAAGATATTCAAGTAGTGAAGAAATTATTGCCACTTCTTAGATTTGTATTTGATGAATCATTCACTGAAATAATAAAGGTATTCCTAGAAGAATTTTCTAGAAGAATATTTGAAGAAATGGATTATACTAAGGAAGCATTTTATTTAAATAAGATTAAGGAGGAGTTGTCCGATTACCCATCCTTAAGAATACCTTCAATAGTAAAGGCTACTAAGAGAGTGTTAGTGATGGAATATATTAAAGGGTATAAAGTTACAAGTGAAGAAGCAAAAAAGATAGTCGATACCAGAGTATTGGCGTATAGAGTATTTAGATTGTTTATGTATATGTTACTAAATAAGGACTATTTTCATGCAGATCCTCACCCTGGTAATATAGCCGTAGATGATCAAGGGAATTTAGTACTCTACGATTTTGGGATGTCTGGGAAAATAGATGAAAAGACTAGAAATCTACTGATAAGAGCATATGTGGCAATGATTAGAATGGATGCCGATTCGCTAGTGAGGGTGCTGGACGAGTTAGGTGCAATACAACCTTTCGCGGATAGGAGGGTATTAGCGAAAGGACTGAAGCTTTTCATGCAGGCAATGCAAGGAATAGAAGTTAGTGAACTAGAGCTGGAAGATTTTATGAAATTAGCTGATCAAGTATTCTTTAAGTTCCCACTCAGAATGCCTTCTAAACTTGTTCTACCTTTTAGAATGATTAACGTTTTAGATGGAACTTGTAGAGAAATAGACAAGGATTTCGACTTTGTTAAATCTTCGATAACTTTTTTAGAGGAAGAAGGATATACAACAAAGGTTGTTATAGAACAAGTAAGAGAAATAGTAGATGGAATTTGGAATAGGTTTAGGAGCTTTCTACTGTCATATTCACAACAGCAAGAACTGATAAACATACAAAGTAGTAGAAGAGGTAGTACAATAGTTAATTATATTCCTCAAACGATATTGGTTATAACGATAATATTTTATGCAATAACAAGAGATATTATAATTACCCTACTTATGGTCATTCTAGCGTTATCAATATCACTCAGTGGAAGAAAAAATACATAA
- a CDS encoding glycosyltransferase, whose protein sequence is MIDKYVEFIGEHELDAIFKIAEKIKDLSILHVNSTKAGGGVAEILNRMLPLMKELGLNVDWKVIKGDSEFFNVTKSFHNSLQNGTGNIPEEYFKIYDKWQEINLSEIPLDYDIMFIHDPQPAGLIKFKKGNNKWIWRCHIDISNPYPSVWNFLQKYISQYDSMIISVPSFGRDNIEIPQFIVPPSIDPLSVKNRDIAETTVFRILYKFGINLEKPLITQVSRFDYAKDPLGVIQAYKLAKRHVDIQLLYVGSPATDDPEGEKVYNEVVKASEGHKDIHLLMLPPYSDLEINAFQTASTVVMQKSIKEGFGLTVSEAMWKRKPVIGGNTGGIPLQVINGITGFLVNSPQGAAHYIIYLIRNEEIRKRLGINAREHVRRNFLITRELRDYLMTIAYVANRHNS, encoded by the coding sequence ATGATAGATAAATACGTAGAATTTATAGGAGAGCATGAGCTCGATGCGATCTTTAAGATAGCGGAAAAGATCAAGGACCTATCAATACTTCACGTAAACTCCACTAAGGCAGGAGGAGGAGTAGCTGAGATATTAAATAGAATGTTGCCTTTAATGAAAGAATTAGGTCTCAATGTTGATTGGAAAGTAATAAAAGGGGATAGTGAATTCTTTAACGTAACCAAATCCTTTCATAATTCGCTACAAAATGGAACTGGAAACATACCAGAGGAATACTTTAAAATTTACGATAAATGGCAAGAGATAAACCTATCTGAAATTCCATTAGATTACGATATAATGTTTATACACGACCCTCAGCCTGCGGGGCTTATAAAATTCAAAAAAGGTAATAATAAGTGGATTTGGAGATGTCACATTGATATTTCAAATCCTTATCCATCAGTATGGAACTTCTTACAGAAGTATATTTCACAATATGATAGCATGATAATCTCAGTTCCCTCGTTTGGGAGAGATAATATCGAGATTCCGCAATTTATAGTTCCCCCATCAATAGACCCATTAAGTGTAAAGAATAGGGACATCGCTGAGACTACTGTATTCAGAATATTATATAAGTTTGGTATTAATCTTGAAAAACCATTAATAACCCAAGTATCGAGATTTGACTATGCTAAAGATCCTTTAGGCGTTATACAAGCTTATAAGTTAGCCAAAAGGCATGTAGACATACAATTACTATACGTAGGAAGTCCAGCTACCGATGATCCAGAAGGTGAAAAGGTTTACAATGAAGTAGTTAAGGCTTCCGAGGGACATAAAGATATACATCTCCTAATGTTACCGCCATACAGTGATTTAGAAATAAATGCATTTCAAACAGCATCTACGGTAGTTATGCAGAAGTCTATAAAAGAAGGTTTTGGTCTAACTGTAAGTGAGGCGATGTGGAAAAGAAAACCGGTAATAGGAGGAAATACTGGTGGAATTCCTTTACAAGTGATAAATGGAATTACTGGTTTCCTAGTCAATAGCCCACAAGGAGCAGCACACTACATAATATATTTAATTAGAAATGAGGAGATAAGGAAGAGACTCGGTATTAACGCTAGGGAACACGTAAGGAGGAATTTCCTCATAACTAGAGAATTGAGGGACTACCTAATGACAATAGCCTATGTAGCTAATAGACACAACTCTTAA
- the tenA gene encoding thiaminase II, which produces MMENSEKLWNSIQDIYSSILKHPFILELVEGTLSRNKFEYYIIQDYLYLREFSKALALLSAKAEDEEQALLFATHIQDAIKVEKALHKFYISEFNLNVEDYEMSPTNLAYTSYLLAVAYSKPFYEAISAVLPCYWIYMEVGKELLKKGSKDKYYQKWIETYGGEEYERGVRAVLGIVNSMKVSEEEFNKMKTHFRTASIYEYMFWDSAYRLERFPFPTEKNKGV; this is translated from the coding sequence ATGATGGAAAATAGTGAAAAGTTGTGGAATTCTATCCAAGATATTTACTCTTCAATCCTTAAACACCCATTTATTCTTGAACTGGTTGAAGGAACCCTAAGTAGAAATAAATTCGAGTACTATATCATTCAAGATTATCTGTATTTGAGGGAGTTCTCTAAGGCCTTGGCTTTATTATCAGCAAAGGCTGAAGATGAGGAACAAGCTTTATTGTTTGCAACACACATACAAGATGCCATAAAGGTAGAAAAGGCGTTACATAAATTTTACATAAGTGAATTCAATTTAAATGTGGAAGATTATGAAATGAGTCCAACTAATCTAGCTTATACATCTTACCTACTTGCCGTGGCTTATTCCAAGCCTTTTTATGAAGCAATATCTGCAGTATTGCCTTGCTATTGGATATATATGGAGGTTGGAAAGGAATTGCTCAAAAAAGGATCCAAGGATAAATATTATCAGAAATGGATAGAAACTTATGGTGGAGAGGAGTACGAAAGGGGAGTTAGGGCAGTATTAGGTATTGTGAATAGTATGAAAGTTAGTGAAGAGGAATTTAATAAGATGAAAACTCATTTTAGAACTGCATCTATATACGAATATATGTTCTGGGACTCTGCGTATAGATTAGAGAGGTTTCCTTTTCCTACAGAAAAAAATAAAGGAGTGTAA
- a CDS encoding permease: MSNVKIHDVVYKQIIYLMYTSRSFGLSPKPDAISKIKRNAVTIKISNIIAYTIATIVSASISIINKDAPFSFIFLDLIILANIFTTGLNVIFFVTNYDLKTFLLSLPLTERDINMAVFRGIFEFFYYGFLTSIVIAPISTYMITMSILQALMAEFEIIFFFSLSFALVILLGKRIRLGITSALFRVGTSLIWIIFIILPYGFTFRYVILPFYILPIFPFGFLNVEGLLLSLVYTGLSIIFAYNQALKFLSFRVTSHYATKYNIKLRTPLITYLYKDIKGLLRVPQASFLLTIPVFALIFSFFAPVYAIFYTIFMITTSSIMLILLEASGMQLLLSLPSGLRSSYISKLLIILIIYLIDVLIFSFFNHAYLSLIMLPSSIASVELSLFISYNNVIKGKGIRIADPLSLLIREIEINSIVGVAALLVFFANVYYSLIFSIISLIIINIAIYKKIK; the protein is encoded by the coding sequence ATGAGTAACGTGAAGATTCACGATGTAGTTTACAAGCAAATAATCTATCTAATGTACACAAGCAGATCTTTTGGCTTATCACCTAAGCCGGATGCTATTAGCAAAATTAAAAGAAATGCGGTTACAATTAAGATAAGTAATATTATTGCATATACAATAGCAACAATAGTTTCGGCGTCTATCTCGATAATAAATAAAGACGCTCCTTTTTCCTTTATATTTCTAGACTTAATTATACTCGCCAATATTTTCACTACTGGACTGAATGTAATTTTCTTCGTAACAAATTATGATCTAAAAACTTTCTTACTATCGCTTCCTCTTACTGAGAGAGATATAAATATGGCTGTATTTAGAGGTATATTTGAATTTTTCTACTATGGTTTTTTGACATCGATAGTAATTGCTCCTATCTCCACTTATATGATAACTATGTCTATTTTGCAAGCCCTTATGGCAGAATTTGAGATAATATTTTTCTTTTCACTTTCCTTTGCGTTGGTAATACTATTGGGGAAGAGAATAAGATTAGGGATAACTTCTGCACTATTTAGGGTAGGAACATCACTAATTTGGATAATATTTATAATACTACCTTATGGTTTTACCTTCAGATACGTAATTCTCCCCTTCTACATCTTACCCATCTTTCCTTTCGGTTTCTTAAATGTTGAGGGTCTCTTACTTTCACTAGTTTACACTGGTCTTTCCATAATCTTTGCCTATAATCAGGCCTTGAAATTCCTATCGTTCAGGGTTACTTCTCATTATGCTACAAAATATAACATAAAATTACGGACTCCATTAATAACGTATCTTTATAAAGATATTAAGGGTCTTCTTAGAGTTCCTCAAGCTAGTTTCTTACTAACCATACCCGTATTCGCACTGATTTTCTCATTTTTTGCACCAGTTTACGCTATCTTTTATACAATCTTTATGATAACGACGTCCTCAATAATGCTAATATTACTAGAAGCCTCTGGAATGCAACTATTATTATCCTTACCATCGGGATTGAGGAGTTCTTATATTTCGAAATTATTAATTATTTTGATAATCTATCTGATAGATGTTCTAATCTTCTCATTTTTTAATCACGCTTATTTAAGTCTGATTATGTTACCGTCATCAATAGCTAGTGTGGAACTTAGTCTTTTCATATCATACAATAACGTTATTAAAGGAAAAGGAATAAGAATTGCGGATCCATTATCGCTACTAATAAGGGAAATAGAAATAAACTCAATTGTAGGCGTAGCTGCCTTATTGGTATTCTTTGCTAACGTATATTACTCTCTAATTTTCTCAATTATCTCACTAATTATAATAAATATAGCAATATACAAAAAAATTAAATAA
- the hsp14 gene encoding archaeal heat shock protein Hsp14 produces the protein MMNVIMREIGKKLDELSREFYESVIPPIDMYEEGGELVVVADLAGFNKDKISVRLSAQNELIINAEREIQYTGTKYTTQRPLKIHKVIRLPVKVRKDSQVTAKYENGVLTIRIPVEGSVSIKIE, from the coding sequence ATGATGAATGTAATAATGAGAGAAATAGGTAAAAAGTTAGATGAACTATCTAGAGAATTCTATGAATCAGTTATTCCGCCTATAGATATGTATGAAGAAGGAGGAGAGTTAGTAGTAGTAGCAGATTTAGCTGGTTTTAATAAAGATAAGATAAGTGTAAGGCTATCTGCACAGAACGAACTGATAATTAATGCCGAAAGGGAAATACAGTATACCGGCACTAAATATACTACTCAGAGGCCTCTTAAGATACATAAGGTAATTCGTTTACCGGTGAAGGTTAGGAAGGATTCTCAAGTTACAGCTAAATATGAAAATGGAGTATTGACTATAAGGATACCCGTAGAGGGTTCGGTATCAATCAAAATAGAGTAA